CGTTGTGGTCGGTAATTAAGATGCCAATGTTACGGGTTTTGAGCTTGGCTACGATCGTCTGAATTTCTTCTACGGCAATCGGGTCAACCCCTGCAAAAGGTTCATCCAGAAGAATAAAGGATGGATTAGCAGCTAATGCTCGCGCAATTTCGGTACGTCGACGCTCACCACCGGACAACAAATCACCTCTGTTTTTACGGACACGGTGTAAGCTGAATTCTGTGAGTAGTTCTTCCAATTTTGCCAAACGTTCTTCTTTATTCGGATAATGGATTTCTAATACAGCCAGGATGTTGTTTTCTACGGAGAGCTTCCGAAAAACCGATGCTTCCTGAGCGAGATAACCTATCCCACGTTGTGCGCGTTGATACATCGCATCCTGCGTAATCTCCTGATCGTCGAGAAATACTTTCCCTTC
The DNA window shown above is from Sphingobacterium thalpophilum and carries:
- the lptB gene encoding LPS export ABC transporter ATP-binding protein gives rise to the protein MILKAEHLIKKYKQRTVVNNVSFHVEQGEIVGLLGPNGAGKTTSFYMIVGLIKPNEGKVFLDDQEITQDAMYQRAQRGIGYLAQEASVFRKLSVENNILAVLEIHYPNKEERLAKLEELLTEFSLHRVRKNRGDLLSGGERRRTEIARALAANPSFILLDEPFAGVDPIAVEEIQTIVAKLKTRNIGILITDHNVQETLSITDRAYLLTEGKIMLTGTPEEIADNELARKFYLGRHFELRRKKF